A portion of the Cyanobacteria bacterium GSL.Bin1 genome contains these proteins:
- a CDS encoding 4Fe-4S dicluster domain-containing protein — MTEKEANLDNFIKPATGFDEKKPPQPELVDDCVHCGFCLSTCPSYRVIGKEMDSPRGRIYLMDAINKGEAELDEATAQHFDSCLGCLACVTTCPSDVQYDKLIAATRPQVERNYPRNLLDQLYRQLIFKLFPYPQRLRPLLVPLFAYQKLGLPNLVRKTGLLKRISPRLAAMESILPEITARSFQDNFPDVIPAQGKKRYRVGVILGCVQRLFFSPVNEATVRVLTANGCEVVIPKSQGCCSALPAHQGQEQQAQALAKQMIDSFEGTDVDAVIINAAGCGHTLKEYGHILEDDPDYKDKAKDFANNVKDVQEFLAEVGLTTPLSPVQDEPLDIVYQDACHLLHGQQISLQPRQLLKQIPNLTLHEPVDAALCCGSAGVYNMLQPQVAEELGEKKANNLLNTGAKMIVSSNPGCSLQIQKHLHQQGKTVPLLHPMQLLDYSIQGIRL, encoded by the coding sequence ATGACAGAAAAAGAAGCAAACTTAGATAATTTTATCAAGCCAGCAACTGGATTTGACGAAAAAAAACCGCCGCAACCCGAACTGGTTGATGACTGTGTTCATTGTGGCTTTTGTTTATCCACTTGTCCCAGTTATCGGGTGATTGGCAAAGAAATGGATTCCCCACGAGGACGCATTTACCTCATGGATGCGATTAATAAAGGGGAAGCCGAGTTAGATGAAGCAACGGCACAACATTTTGACTCTTGTTTAGGGTGCTTGGCTTGTGTGACCACTTGTCCCTCCGATGTCCAATATGACAAACTGATTGCTGCGACTCGTCCGCAAGTGGAACGGAATTATCCTCGTAACCTGTTAGATCAACTGTATCGCCAGTTGATTTTTAAGTTATTTCCTTATCCCCAGCGGTTACGTCCACTGTTGGTTCCCCTATTCGCTTATCAGAAATTAGGCTTACCAAACCTAGTCCGGAAAACAGGGCTACTGAAACGGATTTCTCCTCGTTTAGCGGCAATGGAGTCGATTTTACCGGAAATTACAGCGCGATCGTTCCAAGATAATTTTCCAGATGTAATTCCTGCGCAGGGGAAAAAACGGTATCGCGTGGGGGTAATTTTAGGGTGTGTGCAACGTCTCTTTTTCTCCCCAGTGAATGAAGCGACCGTTAGAGTGTTAACTGCCAATGGTTGCGAAGTTGTGATCCCGAAAAGCCAAGGGTGCTGTTCTGCTTTACCCGCCCACCAAGGGCAAGAACAACAAGCACAAGCCTTAGCCAAACAAATGATTGATAGTTTTGAGGGAACTGATGTCGATGCCGTGATTATTAATGCTGCCGGTTGTGGACATACCTTAAAAGAATATGGACATATTTTAGAAGATGATCCCGACTACAAAGACAAAGCAAAAGATTTCGCCAATAATGTAAAAGACGTGCAAGAATTTCTTGCCGAAGTAGGATTAACCACTCCCCTTTCTCCTGTGCAAGATGAGCCCTTAGACATCGTTTATCAAGACGCCTGTCACTTATTACATGGACAACAAATTAGCCTCCAACCCCGGCAACTTTTAAAGCAAATTCCGAACCTGACCTTACATGAACCGGTTGATGCGGCGCTGTGTTGTGGTAGCGCTGGGGTTTATAATATGCTCCAACCCCAAGTTGCCGAAGAATTAGGTGAGAAGAAAGCCAATAATCTCCTTAACACCGGCGCAAAAATGATTGTTTCTTCTAATCCAGGTTGTTCTTTACAGATTCAAAAACATCTCCATCAACAAGGAAAAACGGTTCCTCTGCTTCACCCGATGCAATTATTGGATTATTCGATTCAGGGCATTAGGTTGTGA
- the ilvN gene encoding acetolactate synthase small subunit, whose amino-acid sequence MLKHTLSVLVEDEAGVLTRIAGLFARRGYNIESLAVGPAEKEGISRITMVVPGDDRTIEQLTKQLYKLINVLKVQDVTQVPCVERELMLIKVNATASGRAEVIELAQVFRARVVDISEDSLTLEVVGDPGKMVAIIQMLSKFGIRELARTGKITLTRDSGVNTEYLKLVETVPSQP is encoded by the coding sequence ATGCTTAAACATACGTTATCCGTTTTGGTGGAAGACGAAGCAGGGGTACTAACCCGCATTGCTGGTTTATTTGCAAGACGAGGCTACAACATTGAAAGTCTTGCCGTGGGACCCGCAGAAAAAGAGGGTATTTCTCGGATTACGATGGTGGTTCCCGGCGATGATCGCACCATTGAACAGTTAACGAAACAACTCTACAAGTTAATTAATGTCCTGAAAGTGCAAGATGTAACCCAAGTTCCTTGTGTCGAACGGGAACTGATGCTGATCAAAGTAAATGCAACGGCATCCGGGCGAGCGGAAGTGATTGAACTTGCTCAAGTGTTCCGCGCCCGAGTGGTGGACATTTCAGAAGACTCCCTCACCCTAGAAGTGGTTGGCGATCCCGGAAAAATGGTGGCAATTATCCAAATGCTGAGTAAGTTTGGCATTCGGGAACTCGCCCGTACCGGAAAAATTACCTTAACCCGCGATTCGGGAGTGAATACAGAATATCTCAAGTTAGTGGAAACAGTTCCCAGTCAGCCATAA